The Paramixta manurensis region TTGAATCTCTGCGTCTGGTGGTTCGCCCGCAACATCCGTTACTAAACGACAATGTGACCTTATCGAAGGCGCTGCAATGGCCGGTGGTGATTTCGCCCGAAGGCACCGCGCCGCGCCGCATTGCCCAGGCCATGATGGCAGAACAAGGTTGTTCATTACCTACCCGTTGCGTAGAAACCTCATCCACCTCGCTCGCACGCCAACTCACGCAGCGTTATGACTATGTGTGGTTTGTTCCTTCCGGCGCGATTAAAGAAGATTTACTGCATCATTCGCTGGCGGCGCTACCGGTTGCCTCCCACGGCCCAGGCGAACCGGTGGGGATCATTACCCGTTCCGATAGCCAGCTTTGCCTCAGCGCGGAAGTTTTACTGGCGACGATTCGTAAGTGCCATTCGGGGTAAATGCCACGCTAAAAACGCCGTCGCTATGGCTGGCGGCGGATTTAGCGGCTACGTTTCGCATGGCGTTCACGGTTATCCAGACGCGCCTGCTCGGTTTTACGCATTCCGACATACAACGCCCCGCTGCCGCCATGCTGTGGTTGTGCGACACAAAAGGTTTGTACATCGTCAAACTGCCGCAGCCAACGATCCAGATAGCTGCGTACAATATTGGCATGCGCTTCGTCGCTACGCCCTTTACCGTGAATAATCAGCAAATTACGAAAGTTTTCTTTTCGTGCCTGTAGCATGAAAGCAAACAGCGCCTGGCGGCAACTTTCAACCGGTTGACGCAGCAAATTAAGGCTGGCATCAAGGCTATATTTCCCCTGCCGTAATTTATCCAACACCCCTTGCTGGATCCCCTCGGCCTTATATTCTAACGGCGTCGCCAGCGGAA contains the following coding sequences:
- the smrA gene encoding DNA endonuclease SmrA, giving the protein MSFDDKSLFRDAMEDVTPLKNCANTHWLKPTPTKMPRSRPAEEAAENFLIRGFLEVIPLATPLEYKAEGIQQGVLDKLRQGKYSLDASLNLLRQPVESCRQALFAFMLQARKENFRNLLIIHGKGRSDEAHANIVRSYLDRWLRQFDDVQTFCVAQPQHGGSGALYVGMRKTEQARLDNRERHAKRSR